Proteins from a single region of Roseateles sp. XES5:
- a CDS encoding ABC transporter ATP-binding protein yields MIRIENLTVRFGSAVAVRDLSLSVAPGESFGLVGESGSGKSTVLRTLMGLNRSWTGDVSLGGIDLRKGRRAELVRLAQMVFQDPYASLHPRYTIGQAIAEPMRINRLPDPDGRTVELLEMIGLTAAHRFRFPHELSGGQRQRVAIARALSLSPRLLLLDEPTSALDVSVQAEILNLLNRLRRELDLTFVIVSHDLAVISYMCDRLMVMQNASPVETLTREQLRAGDMQADYTRTLFKASHRSTLSGA; encoded by the coding sequence ATGATCCGCATTGAAAACCTCACCGTGCGCTTCGGCAGCGCCGTTGCCGTCCGCGACCTCAGTCTCTCCGTGGCGCCGGGCGAGAGTTTTGGCCTCGTCGGCGAAAGCGGCTCGGGCAAATCCACCGTGCTGCGCACCCTCATGGGCCTCAACCGCAGCTGGACGGGCGACGTCAGCCTCGGCGGCATCGACCTGCGCAAGGGGCGGCGGGCGGAGCTGGTCCGTCTTGCCCAGATGGTGTTCCAGGACCCCTATGCCTCGCTCCACCCGCGCTACACGATCGGGCAGGCCATCGCCGAGCCGATGCGCATCAACCGCCTGCCGGACCCCGACGGCCGCACGGTCGAACTGCTGGAGATGATCGGTCTGACGGCGGCGCACCGCTTCCGCTTTCCCCACGAGCTTTCCGGTGGCCAGCGCCAGCGCGTGGCGATTGCCCGCGCGCTTTCGCTGTCGCCGCGCCTTCTCCTGCTCGACGAGCCGACTTCGGCGCTCGATGTTTCCGTACAGGCGGAAATCCTCAACCTGCTCAATCGGTTGCGGCGGGAACTGGACCTGACCTTCGTCATCGTCAGCCACGATCTCGCGGTCATTTCCTATATGTGCGACCGGCTGATGGTGATGCAGAACGCTTCGCCCGTGGAAACGCTGACCCGCGAACAGTTGCGCGCCGGGGACATGCAGGCCGACTATACCCGCACGCTCTTTAAGGCGAGCCATCGCAGCACGCTTTCCGGCGCGTGA
- a CDS encoding ABC transporter ATP-binding protein — protein sequence MSETLVNVENLRIGFAGEGGGVVEAVKGVTFRVGREKLGIVGESGSGKSLSSRALMGVLPPHARVSADAMSFAGIDLLSAAPRLRRQLRGSRMGMILQDPKFSLNPVMRVGKQIAEAIRLGDRAMPRAAVRRKVLEVLEAVHIRSPERVYKLYPHEVSGGMGQRVMIAMMLIAEPQLLIADEPTSALDVTVQLQVLSILDKLVKERGMGLIFVSHDLRLVSSFCDRVLVMYAGRIVETLDARRMHEAQHPYTRGLLACLPAIDGPLTPLPTLAREASWSEAGI from the coding sequence ATGAGCGAGACCCTGGTGAATGTGGAAAACCTGCGTATCGGCTTTGCCGGCGAGGGCGGCGGCGTGGTGGAGGCGGTCAAGGGCGTCACCTTCCGCGTCGGCCGGGAAAAGCTTGGTATCGTCGGGGAAAGCGGTTCGGGCAAGAGCCTGTCCAGCCGGGCGCTGATGGGCGTTCTGCCCCCTCACGCGCGGGTTTCGGCCGATGCCATGTCCTTTGCCGGCATCGATCTTCTCTCGGCCGCGCCGCGGCTTCGCCGGCAATTGCGCGGCAGCCGCATGGGCATGATCCTGCAGGATCCGAAATTCTCGCTGAACCCGGTCATGCGCGTCGGCAAGCAGATCGCCGAGGCGATCCGGCTCGGCGACCGCGCGATGCCCCGCGCTGCCGTGCGCCGCAAGGTGCTGGAGGTGCTTGAGGCAGTGCATATCCGTTCCCCCGAGCGGGTCTACAAGCTCTATCCGCACGAGGTCTCGGGCGGCATGGGCCAGCGCGTGATGATCGCGATGATGCTGATTGCCGAGCCCCAGCTGCTGATCGCCGACGAGCCCACCTCGGCCCTGGACGTGACCGTGCAGCTGCAGGTGCTGTCCATCCTGGACAAGCTGGTGAAAGAGCGCGGCATGGGCCTCATCTTCGTCTCGCACGATCTGCGCCTGGTGTCGAGCTTCTGCGACCGCGTGCTGGTCATGTATGCCGGGCGGATCGTCGAGACGCTGGATGCGCGGCGCATGCACGAGGCGCAGCACCCCTATACGCGCGGGCTGCTGGCCTGCCTTCCCGCCATCGACGGGCCGCTGACGCCGCTGCCGACCCTTGCGCGCGAAGCGAGCTGGAGCGAGGCCGGCATATGA
- a CDS encoding ABC transporter permease produces the protein MTVVPIDARAESRRQLRRARLGELQQFARRFARNPLGMLGLLILAVLVLAAVFAPLLATHDPYLPELVRRLSAPSAQNWFGTDELGRDIFSRILYGARLTLLIVGLVVATSAPIGLVVGAVAGTAGGWVDAVFMRITDVFLAVPKLLLALAFVAALGPGIVNAALAITLTAWPPYARLARAEALIVRDSDYVNAVRLAGGSEFRIVFRHIMPLCLPSVIVRVTLDMAGIILTAAGLGFLGLGAQPPLPEWGAMIAAGRQYVLDQWWVAAGPGLAIFVVSLAFNLLGDGLRDALDPHLRRRA, from the coding sequence ATGACCGTCGTCCCCATCGATGCCCGTGCCGAAAGCCGGCGCCAGCTGCGGCGCGCGCGCCTCGGCGAGTTGCAGCAGTTCGCCCGCCGTTTCGCCCGCAATCCGCTCGGCATGCTCGGCCTTCTCATCCTCGCCGTGCTGGTGCTCGCCGCCGTCTTCGCGCCGCTGCTCGCAACGCACGATCCCTATCTGCCCGAGCTTGTCCGCCGCCTTTCCGCGCCGAGCGCGCAGAACTGGTTCGGCACGGACGAGCTCGGCCGCGACATCTTCTCGCGCATCCTCTACGGCGCGCGGCTGACGCTCCTGATCGTCGGTCTCGTCGTCGCCACTTCCGCGCCCATCGGTCTCGTCGTCGGGGCCGTCGCGGGCACGGCGGGCGGCTGGGTCGATGCCGTCTTCATGCGCATCACCGACGTGTTCCTCGCCGTGCCGAAGCTGCTTTTGGCGCTCGCCTTCGTCGCCGCGCTCGGTCCCGGCATCGTCAACGCGGCGCTGGCGATCACGCTCACCGCCTGGCCGCCCTATGCGCGGCTCGCCCGCGCCGAGGCGCTGATCGTGCGCGACAGCGATTATGTGAATGCCGTGCGCCTTGCCGGCGGCTCGGAGTTCCGCATCGTCTTCCGCCACATCATGCCCCTGTGCCTGCCCTCGGTGATCGTGCGTGTCACCTTGGACATGGCCGGCATCATCCTCACCGCCGCCGGCCTGGGCTTTCTGGGCCTGGGCGCCCAGCCGCCGCTGCCCGAATGGGGCGCCATGATCGCCGCCGGCCGCCAGTATGTGCTGGACCAGTGGTGGGTGGCCGCGGGGCCGGGCCTGGCCATCTTCGTCGTCAGCCTGGCCTTCAATCTGCTGGGCGACGGCCTGCGCGACGCGCTGGATCCGCATCTGAGGAGGCGCGCATGA
- a CDS encoding ABC transporter permease — protein MSAVFIHRVLGLSGRVLSLLLTVGITLVGLLTLTFFIGRVVPIDPVISVVGPKASEEVYQRVFLEMGLDKPVWQQFLAYAGKLAQGDFGTSFVTNRPVLSDLAGFFPATLELATFGLILGTLLGVPAGVAAAYWHDRWPDYLIRFIGLIGYSVPIFWLGLVGLFVFYSRLDWVSGPGQIDVFYQGIVKPMTGSLLIDSLIAGEYEVFANAWSHIVLPAVLLGYYSLAYISRMTRSLMLDQLSREYVLTARLKGATEYRAVMLHALRNAAIPLVTVIALSYGGLLEGSVLVETVFAWPGIGNYIASSLFRADINAVLGGTVLVGTVFVLLNMVSDVLYQTLDPRSNLRRR, from the coding sequence GTGTCGGCAGTTTTCATCCACCGGGTCCTCGGTCTCAGCGGCCGGGTCCTTTCGCTGCTCCTGACGGTGGGCATCACCCTCGTCGGCCTTCTGACGCTCACCTTCTTCATCGGTCGCGTGGTGCCGATCGATCCGGTGATCTCGGTCGTGGGGCCGAAGGCGAGCGAGGAAGTCTATCAGCGTGTCTTCCTCGAAATGGGGCTGGACAAGCCGGTCTGGCAGCAGTTCCTTGCCTATGCCGGCAAGCTGGCGCAAGGCGATTTCGGCACGTCCTTCGTCACCAACCGGCCGGTCCTGTCGGATCTTGCGGGCTTCTTCCCGGCGACGCTGGAACTGGCGACCTTCGGTCTCATCCTCGGCACGCTGCTTGGCGTGCCCGCCGGCGTCGCGGCCGCCTATTGGCACGATCGCTGGCCGGACTACCTCATCCGCTTCATCGGCCTCATCGGCTATTCCGTGCCGATCTTCTGGCTCGGCCTCGTCGGCCTCTTCGTCTTCTATTCGCGGCTCGACTGGGTGTCCGGGCCGGGGCAGATCGACGTTTTCTACCAGGGCATCGTCAAGCCGATGACGGGGTCGCTGTTGATCGATTCCCTGATCGCGGGCGAATACGAGGTCTTCGCCAATGCCTGGAGCCATATCGTGCTGCCGGCCGTGCTGCTCGGCTATTACAGCCTCGCCTATATCTCGCGCATGACGCGCTCGCTGATGCTCGACCAGCTCTCGCGCGAATATGTGCTGACCGCGCGGCTGAAGGGCGCGACGGAGTACCGGGCCGTCATGCTGCATGCGTTGCGCAATGCGGCGATCCCGCTGGTGACGGTGATCGCACTCTCCTATGGCGGGCTGCTCGAGGGTTCTGTGCTGGTGGAGACGGTCTTCGCCTGGCCCGGCATCGGCAACTATATCGCCTCTTCGCTGTTCCGGGCGGATATCAACGCCGTGCTTGGCGGCACGGTGCTGGTCGGCACGGTCTTCGTCCTGCTCAACATGGTCTCGGACGTGCTCTACCAGACGCTCGATCCGCGCTCGAACCTTCGTCGCCGGTAG
- a CDS encoding ABC transporter substrate-binding protein, with translation MRVHGLIGGAMVALAMTTALAMAETPKNTLVVADTIDDIITLDPGEVSELGGVLAANQIYQPLVSVAPDDSSKIIGVLAESWTVSADGKTFTFELKPGLKFASGNPLTAEDVVYSLHRAVLLDKTPAFILTQFGFTPENVKDRIKATDDTTLVIEIGDTYAPSFLYYCLSSYVGGIVDSKLVQEHEANGDFGNAWLKSENSAGSGPYVLTRWEPKQSILLTRNPNYTGETGGLERIFLQHIPESAAQRLLLEKGDIDIANKLGPDDFGALEGNADVGFVDGVSGTIYYMGLNVRNEYLAKPKVVEALKYLVDYQGIAGTISRGTMEVHQTLVPKGFLGAIDYNPYKLDIDKAKALLGEAGVSGEFTLDSVVWNTPPYTDFAQAIQATMAQAGVKLNLEVVDGQQWLERYRAASLDIWFGLWGPDYPDPHSNAKAFAVNQKDAPDGSTGLADRFGWDAGKLSEDAMAAVREQDADKRRTMYETLQKAHTDTSPFLYMFQQVRKVGVRSSVKGLVLGQTFSDDRYWNVSK, from the coding sequence ATGCGCGTACACGGACTGATCGGCGGCGCGATGGTGGCGCTGGCAATGACCACGGCTCTGGCAATGGCCGAGACGCCGAAGAACACGCTCGTCGTGGCCGACACCATCGACGACATCATCACGCTCGATCCGGGCGAAGTCTCCGAGCTTGGCGGCGTGCTGGCCGCCAACCAGATCTACCAGCCGCTGGTCAGCGTCGCGCCGGATGATTCCAGCAAGATCATCGGCGTTCTCGCGGAGAGCTGGACCGTCTCGGCCGATGGCAAGACCTTTACCTTCGAGCTCAAGCCCGGCCTGAAGTTCGCCTCCGGCAATCCGCTCACCGCCGAGGACGTGGTCTATTCCCTGCACCGCGCCGTGCTGCTGGACAAGACCCCGGCCTTCATCCTGACCCAGTTCGGCTTCACGCCGGAAAACGTCAAGGACCGTATCAAGGCGACGGACGACACGACGCTGGTCATCGAGATCGGCGACACCTACGCGCCGTCCTTCCTCTATTACTGCCTCTCCTCCTATGTCGGCGGCATCGTCGATTCCAAGCTGGTGCAGGAGCACGAGGCGAACGGCGACTTCGGCAATGCCTGGCTGAAGAGCGAGAATTCCGCCGGTTCCGGTCCCTATGTGCTGACGCGCTGGGAGCCGAAGCAGTCGATCCTGCTCACCCGCAACCCGAACTATACCGGCGAGACGGGCGGGCTCGAACGCATCTTCCTGCAGCACATTCCCGAAAGCGCCGCCCAGCGCCTGCTGCTGGAAAAGGGCGACATCGACATCGCCAACAAGCTCGGTCCGGACGATTTCGGCGCGCTGGAAGGCAATGCGGATGTCGGTTTCGTCGACGGCGTCTCCGGCACGATCTACTATATGGGCCTCAATGTGCGGAACGAGTATCTCGCCAAGCCCAAGGTGGTCGAGGCGCTGAAATATCTCGTCGACTACCAGGGCATTGCCGGCACCATCTCGCGCGGCACGATGGAGGTGCACCAGACGCTCGTGCCGAAGGGCTTCCTCGGCGCCATCGACTACAACCCCTACAAGCTCGACATCGACAAGGCCAAGGCGCTGCTTGGCGAGGCCGGCGTTTCCGGCGAATTCACGCTGGACTCCGTGGTCTGGAACACGCCGCCCTATACGGACTTCGCCCAGGCCATCCAGGCGACCATGGCGCAGGCCGGCGTCAAGCTGAACCTCGAAGTGGTCGACGGCCAGCAATGGCTGGAGCGCTACCGTGCCGCAAGCCTCGACATCTGGTTCGGCCTGTGGGGGCCGGACTATCCCGATCCGCATTCCAACGCCAAGGCCTTCGCCGTCAACCAGAAGGATGCGCCGGACGGCTCCACCGGCCTTGCCGACCGCTTCGGCTGGGATGCCGGCAAGCTCTCGGAGGATGCGATGGCAGCGGTGCGCGAGCAGGACGCGGACAAGCGTCGCACCATGTACGAGACGCTGCAGAAGGCCCATACCGACACTTCGCCCTTCCTCTACATGTTCCAGCAGGTGCGCAAGGTCGGCGTGCGCAGTTCGGTCAAGGGTCTCGTGCTCGGCCAGACCTTCTCCGACGACCGCTACTGGAACGTGAGCAAGTAA
- a CDS encoding cupin domain-containing protein, with the protein MEMDEREARGKDAGQGRAAADLLPALSLGRALRQRRKEIGKTMRQVAQEAGLSEGFISQIERGLSTPSLISLYNLASTLETSVEAFLPQVPQRDHSMVSHAAERPGYSLDKEERVYQILQRGFPDARLNSCITHMPPGYVSELTRHEGEDFLYLIEGEMLYEIGERQYRLSAGDTLHFPASLPHRARNIGPGEARELWVGTTRIIPDR; encoded by the coding sequence ATGGAAATGGATGAACGGGAGGCGCGAGGGAAGGACGCCGGGCAGGGGCGCGCGGCGGCGGACCTCTTGCCTGCGCTGTCGCTCGGCCGGGCGTTGCGGCAGCGACGCAAGGAAATCGGCAAGACGATGCGACAGGTCGCGCAGGAAGCGGGCTTGAGCGAAGGCTTCATCAGCCAGATCGAGCGCGGGCTTTCGACGCCCTCGCTGATCTCGCTCTACAATCTCGCCTCGACGCTGGAGACCAGCGTGGAGGCCTTCCTGCCACAGGTGCCGCAGCGCGATCATTCCATGGTGTCCCATGCGGCCGAGCGGCCGGGCTACAGCCTCGACAAGGAAGAGCGCGTCTACCAGATCCTGCAGCGCGGCTTTCCCGACGCCCGCCTCAACAGCTGCATCACCCATATGCCGCCCGGTTACGTCTCCGAACTGACGCGCCACGAGGGCGAGGATTTCCTCTATCTCATCGAAGGCGAGATGCTCTACGAAATCGGCGAGCGGCAGTATCGGTTGAGCGCGGGGGACACGCTGCATTTCCCGGCCTCCCTGCCGCACCGGGCGCGCAATATCGGCCCCGGCGAGGCGCGGGAATTGTGGGTGGGCACGACGCGGATCATTCCGGATCGCTAG
- a CDS encoding pentapeptide repeat-containing protein, whose protein sequence is MAERRYGEAPPKTDTTLAGADWYGRTIERERHANTLFVDLDMIEAQTHGAIFHECTFRRARFNASTHQASAFVNCTFVSCKFFDSRFTECKFVGSMFDACDFDQMQVTGGDWSFTGLPGAVLDRATFKDARLREADLTGASCKGGSLRDVDLSGAWLHGADFSACDLRGSDLSAINPENVRLKDAIITIDQTIAIAEALGLDVRTK, encoded by the coding sequence ATGGCTGAAAGACGATATGGCGAAGCGCCGCCGAAGACCGATACGACGCTGGCCGGAGCGGACTGGTACGGCCGGACCATCGAGCGCGAGCGCCACGCGAACACGCTGTTCGTCGACCTCGACATGATCGAGGCGCAGACCCATGGCGCGATCTTCCACGAATGCACGTTTCGACGCGCCCGCTTCAACGCGTCCACCCACCAGGCGAGCGCCTTCGTCAATTGCACCTTCGTGTCCTGCAAGTTCTTCGACAGCCGCTTTACCGAGTGCAAGTTCGTCGGCAGCATGTTCGATGCCTGCGACTTCGACCAGATGCAGGTGACGGGCGGCGACTGGTCCTTCACCGGCCTGCCCGGGGCCGTGCTCGACCGTGCCACCTTCAAGGATGCGCGCCTGCGGGAGGCCGATCTGACGGGGGCATCCTGCAAGGGCGGGTCGCTTCGGGATGTCGACCTCTCCGGCGCCTGGCTGCATGGCGCCGATTTTTCGGCCTGTGACCTGCGGGGCAGCGACCTCAGCGCCATCAATCCGGAAAACGTCCGCCTCAAGGACGCGATCATCACCATCGACCAGACCATCGCCATCGCCGAGGCCCTCGGGCTGGATGTACGCACCAAGTGA
- a CDS encoding WecB/TagA/CpsF family glycosyltransferase: MSIAALDREAAAALMIAAARHRGKRPLYFTSANGEVLARAHSNATIAKLFRSADQILADGQPLVFASRWLCREKLPERVATTDLFHDVARRAERERVTFYLFGASETANNKAVAAVRKRYPALRIVGHSHGYLTGAALDGKLEEINALAPDILWLGLGVPREQVFVRDFAARLNRVGLIKTSGGLFDHLAEKAPRAPVWVQQAGFEWLWRTAMEPRRLLWRYLTTNPHALYVILRYSR, translated from the coding sequence ATGAGCATCGCCGCGCTCGATCGCGAGGCGGCCGCGGCACTCATGATCGCCGCCGCGCGGCACCGCGGCAAACGGCCGCTCTACTTCACCTCGGCCAATGGCGAGGTTCTGGCGCGGGCACATTCCAATGCCACCATCGCCAAACTCTTCCGCAGCGCCGATCAAATCCTCGCCGACGGCCAGCCGCTGGTTTTCGCCTCGCGCTGGCTGTGCCGCGAGAAGCTTCCCGAGCGGGTGGCGACGACGGACCTCTTCCATGACGTGGCGCGCCGGGCCGAGCGGGAACGGGTGACGTTCTATCTGTTCGGCGCGAGCGAGACGGCGAACAACAAGGCCGTCGCGGCCGTACGCAAACGCTATCCGGCGCTGCGCATCGTCGGCCACTCCCACGGCTACCTCACCGGCGCGGCGCTTGACGGCAAGCTGGAGGAAATCAACGCGCTGGCGCCGGATATCCTGTGGCTGGGGCTTGGCGTGCCGCGCGAGCAGGTCTTCGTGCGCGACTTCGCTGCGCGGCTCAACCGGGTCGGCCTCATCAAGACATCGGGCGGGCTGTTCGATCATCTGGCCGAGAAGGCGCCCCGCGCGCCCGTCTGGGTACAGCAGGCCGGTTTCGAATGGCTGTGGCGCACAGCGATGGAGCCGCGCCGTCTCCTGTGGCGCTACCTCACGACCAACCCGCACGCCCTCTACGTCATCCTGCGCTATTCCCGCTGA
- a CDS encoding lipopolysaccharide biosynthesis protein — protein sequence MTPGERFPLRTLARNGAATGVIKLASAGLTFLLFVAAAMVTDQRQFGLFSTAYAGASLVSFFAIVGQHAAVMRFWPQHAGSGDIATANGLLARAIRLTLIGIVVSSLLVAAAALLPFFRETPEWADLCLATAVLAFALGWSEFTACALRAKNVLFGGLLPRDIVWRVVSIAAFLAIRLFAPGVSAVEATWLIAVLLLLCVLPQTIVLLRDTRRLPRGPLGAAEKAEFKAVTFGLWGVTALPPALAQASTLLVAGLLGPEAAGALFVADRVMRLAVLALNGINQALAPQISASFHRGERAHVQRIVGLTAIAGFALALAMLVVFILFGQPILAIFDHAYATGTMHAALVILGLGALVGTACGPTELTMQLTGLQRELFRTLIVVNTLGLCATAAFTLSFGPIGSACGMAGTMAVWCVIGAATTRRRIGIDPSILGFLSSEDAIAVRAILKGRS from the coding sequence GTGACCCCTGGCGAACGTTTCCCGCTCCGCACCCTCGCCCGCAACGGCGCGGCCACCGGCGTCATCAAGCTGGCGAGCGCCGGCCTCACCTTCCTGCTCTTCGTGGCGGCGGCGATGGTCACGGATCAGCGGCAGTTCGGCCTGTTCAGCACGGCCTATGCGGGGGCCAGCCTCGTCTCCTTCTTCGCGATCGTCGGCCAGCATGCCGCCGTCATGCGCTTCTGGCCGCAGCATGCCGGCAGCGGCGACATCGCGACGGCAAACGGGCTGCTCGCCCGCGCCATCCGTCTCACCCTGATCGGCATCGTCGTTTCCAGCCTGCTCGTCGCCGCTGCCGCGCTCCTGCCCTTCTTCCGCGAAACGCCGGAATGGGCGGATCTCTGCCTTGCCACCGCCGTGCTCGCCTTCGCGCTCGGCTGGTCGGAATTCACCGCCTGTGCCCTGCGCGCCAAGAACGTGTTGTTCGGTGGCCTCCTGCCGCGCGACATCGTCTGGCGTGTCGTCAGCATCGCCGCCTTCCTGGCTATCCGGCTTTTCGCGCCGGGCGTGAGCGCGGTCGAGGCGACATGGCTCATCGCCGTCCTGCTTCTCCTCTGCGTGCTGCCCCAGACGATCGTGCTGCTGCGCGACACGCGACGCCTGCCGCGCGGGCCGCTCGGCGCGGCGGAAAAGGCGGAATTCAAGGCCGTGACGTTCGGCCTGTGGGGCGTCACCGCCCTGCCGCCGGCTTTGGCCCAGGCAAGCACGCTGCTCGTCGCCGGCCTGCTGGGGCCGGAAGCGGCCGGCGCGCTCTTCGTCGCCGACCGGGTCATGCGCCTTGCCGTGCTGGCGCTCAACGGCATCAACCAGGCGCTCGCCCCGCAGATTTCCGCCAGCTTCCATCGCGGCGAACGGGCGCATGTGCAGCGCATCGTCGGGCTCACGGCCATTGCCGGCTTTGCACTGGCGCTCGCCATGCTCGTCGTCTTCATCCTGTTCGGCCAGCCGATCCTCGCCATCTTCGACCACGCCTATGCGACGGGCACCATGCATGCCGCGCTGGTCATTCTCGGTCTCGGCGCGCTGGTCGGCACCGCCTGCGGGCCGACGGAGCTGACCATGCAGTTGACCGGCCTGCAACGCGAACTGTTCCGCACGCTCATCGTCGTCAACACGCTGGGCCTTTGCGCCACCGCCGCCTTCACCCTGTCCTTCGGCCCGATCGGTTCGGCCTGCGGCATGGCGGGCACGATGGCGGTGTGGTGCGTCATCGGCGCGGCCACCACCCGCCGGCGCATCGGCATCGATCCGTCGATCCTCGGCTTTCTGTCTTCCGAAGATGCAATCGCCGTGCGCGCCATCCTGAAAGGCCGGTCATGA